In one window of Agromyces badenianii DNA:
- the panC gene encoding pantoate--beta-alanine ligase gives MTEVTAGTRVVPTISELRGLLAERRAAGASVALVPTMGALHAGHLALVARARQLADVVVVSIFVNPLQFGPGEDLDRYPRTLDADVAALEGLGVEFVFAPAVAEMYPSGEVDTTLRAGRVGSLYEGASRPGHFDGMLTVVSKLLNIVSPDAAVFGQKDAQQVFLVRRMVRDLDVPTTIDVVPTVREADGLALSSRNRYLDPAQRQAALTLSEALRAADAAATDGLAEVLAEGAAALGDHDDVTLDYLVVVDPETFLPVADDARGAAVVLVAARVGATRLIDNAAITLG, from the coding sequence GTGACCGAGGTCACCGCGGGCACACGCGTGGTGCCGACGATCAGCGAACTCCGAGGCCTCCTCGCCGAGCGACGCGCGGCCGGGGCATCCGTCGCCCTCGTGCCGACCATGGGCGCACTGCACGCCGGCCATCTGGCGCTCGTCGCTCGCGCCCGCCAACTCGCCGACGTCGTGGTCGTGTCGATCTTCGTGAACCCGCTCCAGTTCGGTCCGGGCGAAGACCTCGACCGCTACCCGCGCACGCTCGACGCCGACGTCGCCGCGCTCGAAGGACTCGGCGTCGAGTTCGTGTTCGCCCCGGCCGTCGCCGAGATGTATCCGTCGGGCGAGGTCGACACCACGCTCCGGGCCGGGCGGGTCGGCTCCCTCTACGAGGGCGCGTCGCGGCCGGGCCACTTCGACGGCATGCTCACCGTCGTCAGCAAGCTGCTGAACATCGTCAGCCCCGATGCCGCCGTCTTCGGGCAGAAAGACGCCCAGCAGGTCTTCCTCGTGCGCCGCATGGTGCGCGATCTCGACGTGCCGACCACGATCGACGTGGTGCCGACGGTGCGCGAGGCCGACGGACTCGCGCTCTCGAGCCGCAATCGCTATCTCGATCCCGCGCAGCGCCAGGCGGCGCTCACCCTCTCCGAGGCGCTCAGGGCAGCGGATGCCGCGGCGACCGACGGACTCGCCGAGGTGCTCGCCGAGGGCGCCGCCGCGCTCGGCGACCACGACGACGTCACGCTCGACTACCTCGTGGTCGTCGACCCCGAGACCTTCCTTCCGGTGGCAGACGACGCGCGCGGTGCGGCCGTCGTGCTCGTGGCGGCGCGCGTCGGCGCGACCCGGCTCATCGACAACGCAGCCATCACCCTCGGCTGA
- a CDS encoding pirin family protein translates to MSNLERHPVELLCPPEGPAGPVVQVLSPREVPLGGPRAMNVRRTLPQRGRTTIGAWCFADHYGPDDVQVTAGMIVPPHPHTGLQTVSWLFEGEIEHRDSAGSHAMVRPGAVNLMTAGRGISHSEVSTRETTRLHGVQLWVALPEASRHVAPFFEHADTSPVAMGDAAVRVFVGSLVGSGAPEASVTVFSPLLGAQLELPPFGTVELELDPAFEHGVLVDSGPVEISATDAPSGELAEDTVSTTAAWSELAFLEAGRRRIRLSAEAEPVRVILLGGVPFGEELVMWWNFIGRDHDEIVEFRRQWQADVIGRDNPDGRFGTVAGYDGSPLPAPELPTVRLKPRP, encoded by the coding sequence ATGAGCAACCTGGAACGCCACCCGGTCGAGCTGCTCTGCCCGCCCGAGGGGCCCGCGGGCCCGGTGGTGCAGGTGCTCTCGCCGCGCGAGGTGCCGCTCGGCGGGCCGCGGGCGATGAACGTGCGGCGCACCCTTCCCCAGCGCGGCCGCACGACGATCGGTGCTTGGTGCTTCGCCGACCACTACGGCCCCGACGACGTGCAGGTCACCGCGGGCATGATCGTGCCGCCGCATCCGCACACTGGGCTGCAGACGGTGAGCTGGCTCTTCGAGGGCGAGATCGAGCACCGCGATTCCGCGGGCAGCCACGCCATGGTGCGCCCCGGCGCCGTCAACCTCATGACGGCCGGCCGCGGCATCTCCCATTCCGAGGTCTCGACGCGCGAGACCACCCGGCTGCACGGGGTGCAGCTCTGGGTCGCGCTGCCCGAGGCCTCGCGGCACGTCGCGCCGTTCTTCGAGCACGCCGACACGAGCCCGGTCGCCATGGGCGACGCCGCGGTGCGGGTGTTCGTCGGCTCGCTCGTGGGCAGCGGCGCGCCCGAGGCATCCGTCACCGTGTTCTCGCCGCTCCTCGGCGCGCAACTCGAGCTGCCGCCGTTCGGCACCGTCGAACTCGAACTCGACCCCGCGTTCGAGCACGGCGTGCTCGTCGATTCTGGGCCGGTCGAGATCAGTGCGACGGATGCCCCGAGCGGCGAACTCGCGGAGGACACCGTCTCGACGACCGCGGCGTGGAGCGAACTCGCCTTCCTCGAAGCCGGGCGCCGTCGCATCCGCCTCTCGGCCGAAGCGGAGCCGGTGCGCGTGATCCTGCTCGGCGGCGTGCCCTTCGGCGAGGAGCTCGTGATGTGGTGGAACTTCATCGGCCGCGACCACGACGAGATCGTGGAGTTCCGTCGCCAGTGGCAGGCCGACGTCATCGGCCGCGACAATCCCGACGGGCGCTTCGGCACCGTGGCCGGGTACGACGGTTCGCCGCTGCCGGCGCCCGAGCTGCCGACCGTGCGGCTGAAGCCGCGCCCCTGA
- a CDS encoding amino-acid N-acetyltransferase yields the protein MTEFHVRRARTSDVPRIIDLVEPLVARRILLGKERVDLYGSVQEFRVAETDDGRLIGAGALHVIWEDLGEVRTLAVDESWLGRSVGHALLTALEEEARELGLSRLFCLTFETEFFGRHGFVDMGGETVDPEVYAELVRSNDEGVAEFLDLARVKQNTLGNTRMLKLL from the coding sequence ATGACCGAGTTCCACGTGCGCCGGGCGCGCACGAGTGATGTGCCCCGAATCATCGACCTCGTGGAACCGCTCGTCGCCCGGCGCATCCTGCTCGGCAAGGAGCGCGTCGACCTCTACGGCTCGGTGCAGGAGTTCCGCGTCGCCGAGACCGACGACGGGCGCCTGATCGGCGCCGGTGCGCTGCACGTCATCTGGGAGGACCTCGGCGAGGTGCGCACCCTCGCCGTCGACGAGTCCTGGCTCGGGCGCAGCGTCGGCCACGCCCTGCTCACGGCGCTCGAAGAGGAGGCACGCGAGCTCGGGCTCAGCCGGCTCTTCTGCCTCACCTTCGAGACCGAGTTCTTCGGCCGCCACGGTTTCGTCGACATGGGCGGCGAGACCGTCGACCCCGAGGTCTACGCCGAGCTCGTGCGCTCGAACGACGAAGGTGTCGCCGAGTTCCTCGACCTCGCCCGCGTGAAGCAGAACACCCTCGGCAACACGCGCATGCTGAAGCTTCTCTGA
- the lysS gene encoding lysine--tRNA ligase, with amino-acid sequence MAENQTDATPEPTAEEISAAEISEQKAVRLAKRERLIAASDDPAFGAYPVRLPITATIPEVRDRFVGLGVDEASGEQVGLAGRVVFSRNTGKLCFATLQSGDGSRIQAMVSLAEVGEESLAAWKEFVDLGDHVFVAGEVITSRRGELSIMVKEWRIASKAILPLPNLHNELSEEMRVRSRYLDLISREQARRNVIDRAKVNASLRRTFDGLGFIEVETPMLQVMHGGASARPFVTHSNAFDTELYLRIAPELYLKRAVVGGIERVYEINRNFRNEGADSTHSPEFAMLEAYEAYGDYTTIADLTQQLIQDAAIAVSGSHVVTWADGTEFDLGGDWARISMYESLSQAVGEKITSSTPIERLKQIADDAGIEVDHPLAGKYVEELWEHHVKSGLTRPTFVMDFPLDTSPLVREHRSIPGVVEKWDLYIRGFELATGYSELVDPVVQRERFVEQAKLAAGGDPEAMRLDEEFLRALEFGMPPSGGMGMGIDRLLMALTGLGIRETILFPLVK; translated from the coding sequence ATGGCCGAGAACCAGACGGATGCCACGCCCGAGCCCACTGCCGAAGAGATCAGCGCCGCCGAGATCTCCGAGCAGAAGGCCGTGCGCCTCGCCAAGCGCGAGCGGCTGATCGCGGCATCCGACGACCCCGCCTTCGGCGCGTACCCGGTGCGCCTGCCGATCACCGCGACGATTCCCGAGGTGCGCGACCGCTTCGTGGGCCTCGGCGTCGACGAGGCGAGCGGCGAGCAGGTCGGTCTCGCGGGCCGCGTCGTCTTCTCTCGCAACACCGGCAAGCTCTGCTTCGCCACGCTGCAGTCGGGCGACGGCAGCCGCATCCAGGCGATGGTCTCCCTCGCCGAGGTGGGCGAGGAGTCGCTCGCGGCGTGGAAGGAGTTCGTCGACCTCGGCGACCACGTGTTCGTCGCCGGTGAGGTCATCACGAGCCGACGCGGTGAGCTCTCGATCATGGTGAAGGAGTGGCGCATCGCCTCGAAGGCGATCCTGCCGCTGCCGAACCTGCACAACGAGCTCTCCGAGGAGATGCGGGTGCGCAGCCGCTACCTCGACCTCATCTCCCGCGAGCAGGCTCGGCGCAACGTGATCGACCGGGCGAAGGTCAACGCGAGCCTCCGCCGCACCTTCGACGGCCTCGGCTTCATCGAGGTCGAGACGCCGATGCTGCAGGTCATGCACGGCGGGGCATCCGCTCGACCGTTCGTGACGCATTCCAATGCCTTCGACACCGAGCTGTACCTGCGCATCGCGCCCGAGCTGTACCTGAAGCGCGCCGTCGTCGGCGGCATCGAGCGCGTGTACGAGATCAACCGCAACTTCCGCAACGAGGGCGCCGACTCGACGCACTCGCCCGAGTTCGCGATGCTCGAGGCCTACGAGGCCTACGGCGACTACACCACGATCGCCGACCTCACGCAGCAGTTGATCCAGGATGCCGCGATCGCCGTCTCGGGCTCGCACGTCGTGACCTGGGCCGACGGCACCGAATTCGATCTCGGCGGCGACTGGGCGCGCATCTCGATGTACGAGTCGCTGTCGCAGGCCGTCGGCGAGAAGATCACCTCGTCGACGCCGATCGAGCGCCTGAAGCAGATCGCCGACGACGCGGGCATCGAGGTCGATCACCCGCTCGCCGGCAAGTACGTCGAGGAGCTGTGGGAGCACCACGTCAAGTCGGGCCTGACGCGGCCGACCTTCGTCATGGACTTCCCGCTCGACACCTCGCCGCTCGTGCGCGAGCACCGCTCGATCCCGGGCGTCGTCGAGAAGTGGGACCTCTACATCCGCGGCTTCGAGCTCGCGACCGGCTACTCCGAGCTCGTCGACCCCGTCGTGCAGCGCGAGCGCTTCGTCGAGCAGGCGAAGCTCGCCGCGGGCGGCGACCCCGAGGCGATGCGCCTCGACGAGGAGTTCCTGCGGGCGCTCGAGTTCGGCATGCCGCCGTCGGGCGGCATGGGCATGGGCATCGACCGGCTGCTGATGGCGCTCACGGGTCTCGGCATCCGCGAGACGATCCTGTTCCCGCTGGTCAAGTGA
- a CDS encoding DUF2975 domain-containing protein codes for MNAIAETPAVKRSDAVGLWIFMIAGIGIALWTVWSAVARIIEVLPNRDVQVPAEFADTTADAPIGVDGGLVAVELDRAVISAPSLPAASLWALVIQQFVFAAAVVAVVVCLVWLARNVSRSRVFSRTNTVLVTTAGFAGLIASFAVPFFGNMAANGAFAVLSDRTFDNVIISVEPFPLILLAFVAALLSTVFAVGERLQRDTEGLV; via the coding sequence ATGAACGCCATCGCAGAAACCCCCGCCGTCAAGCGGAGCGACGCCGTCGGCCTGTGGATCTTCATGATCGCCGGAATCGGCATCGCGCTCTGGACCGTCTGGTCGGCCGTCGCACGCATCATCGAAGTGCTCCCGAACCGGGACGTGCAGGTGCCGGCGGAGTTCGCCGACACGACGGCCGACGCTCCCATCGGCGTCGACGGCGGCCTCGTCGCGGTCGAGCTCGATCGAGCCGTCATCTCCGCTCCCTCGCTGCCCGCCGCGTCGCTTTGGGCGCTCGTCATCCAGCAGTTCGTCTTCGCCGCAGCGGTCGTGGCCGTCGTCGTCTGCCTCGTCTGGCTCGCCCGCAACGTCAGCCGCAGCCGTGTCTTCAGCCGCACCAACACGGTGCTCGTCACCACCGCAGGCTTCGCGGGCCTCATCGCGAGTTTCGCGGTGCCGTTCTTCGGCAACATGGCGGCGAACGGCGCGTTCGCGGTGCTCAGCGACCGCACGTTCGACAACGTGATCATCTCGGTCGAGCCGTTCCCGCTCATCCTCCTGGCGTTCGTGGCGGCGCTGCTGAGCACCGTCTTCGCGGTCGGCGAGCGCCTGCAGCGCGACACCGAGGGACTCGTCTGA
- a CDS encoding dehydrogenase — MAGKARRKQEAEPVEFRSQALAEALERQDIAAVALALRHGNTVVPLVKPGPRDKPLDGGEVWTYRDPKTGEVALLLFSDAANKPANLPPAVGLQSPAWLRTFLKRHESKITTVFLDIAGPHPMQAAPDELLRALEA, encoded by the coding sequence ATGGCAGGCAAGGCACGACGGAAGCAGGAGGCGGAGCCCGTGGAGTTCCGTTCGCAGGCGCTCGCAGAGGCGCTCGAGCGACAGGACATCGCGGCGGTCGCCCTCGCGCTGCGGCACGGCAACACCGTCGTTCCCCTCGTGAAGCCCGGGCCTCGTGACAAGCCCCTCGACGGCGGCGAGGTGTGGACGTACCGCGACCCGAAGACCGGTGAGGTCGCGCTGCTGCTCTTCAGCGACGCGGCGAACAAGCCCGCCAACCTGCCGCCCGCGGTCGGGCTGCAGAGCCCGGCGTGGCTGCGCACGTTCTTGAAGCGGCACGAGTCGAAGATCACGACGGTGTTCCTCGACATCGCTGGCCCGCATCCGATGCAGGCTGCGCCCGACGAACTGCTGCGGGCGCTCGAGGCGTAG
- a CDS encoding helix-turn-helix domain-containing protein, with the protein MAPAEPGEASDIHCRLDELLESRGLTLTRLSELVGVSVVNLSVLKNDRARAIRFSTLQAICEVLDCEVGDLLVVRRADGGA; encoded by the coding sequence ATGGCGCCGGCCGAGCCCGGCGAGGCATCCGACATCCACTGCCGGCTCGACGAACTGCTCGAGTCGCGCGGACTCACGCTCACGCGGCTCAGCGAACTCGTCGGCGTGAGCGTCGTGAACCTCAGCGTGCTGAAGAACGACCGCGCCCGCGCCATCCGCTTCTCGACGCTGCAGGCGATCTGCGAGGTGCTCGACTGCGAGGTCGGCGACCTGCTGGTCGTGCGGCGCGCCGACGGCGGGGCCTGA
- a CDS encoding ATP-dependent Clp protease ATP-binding subunit, which yields MFERFTDRARRVVVLAQEEAKMLNHNYIGTEHILLGLIHEGEGVAAKALESLGISLDAVREQVQDIIGQGQQQPTGHIPFTPRAKKVLELSLREALQLGHNYIGTEHILLGLIREGEGVAAQVLVKLGADLNRVRQQVIQLLSGYQGKEQVQVGANEQQTPQGGSQILDQFGRNLTQAARESKLDPVIGREKEIERVMQILSRRSKNNPVLIGEPGVGKTAVVEGLAQAIVKGEVPETLKDKQLYSLDLGSLIAGSRYRGDFEERLKKVTKEIRTRGDIIVFIDEIHTLVGAGAAEGAIDAASILKPLLARGELQTIGATTLDEYRKHFEKDAALERRFQPIQVAEPSLPHTINILKGLRDRYEAHHKVSITDGALVAAANLADRYVSDRFLPDKAIDLIDEAGARLRLSILSSPPELREFDEKIAVVRAAKETAIEEQDFEKAASLRDEEKNLLGERLRLEKQWKSGDVKTTAVVDEGLIAEVLAQATGIPVFKLTEEESSRLVFMEKALHERVIGQEEAISALAKTIRRTRAGLKDPKRPSGSFIFAGPTGVGKTELAKALAEFLFDDEAAMISLDMSEYGEKHTVSRLFGAPPGFVGFEEGGQLTEKVRRKPFSVVLFDEIEKAHPDIFNSLLQILEEGRLTDGQGRVVDFKNTVIIMTTNLGTKDISGGPVGFQLEGDPRTGYDLMRGKVNEELKKHFKPEFLNRVDEIIVFPQLSKPELLQIVDLFIKRLSERMLDRDMTVELTQSAKERLIEVGFDPALGARPLRRAVQHEVEDRLSEKILHGELNSGDHVHVDFKDGEFVFTTTQRALPVSVGVNSGAAIGTGPTTPDLAAASGD from the coding sequence ATGTTCGAGAGATTCACCGACCGAGCCCGTCGTGTCGTCGTCTTGGCCCAAGAAGAGGCCAAGATGCTCAACCACAACTACATCGGCACCGAGCACATCCTGCTCGGGCTCATCCACGAGGGTGAGGGCGTCGCCGCCAAGGCACTCGAGTCGCTCGGAATCTCGCTCGACGCGGTGCGCGAACAGGTGCAAGACATCATCGGCCAGGGCCAGCAGCAGCCGACGGGGCACATCCCGTTCACGCCGCGTGCCAAGAAGGTGCTCGAGCTCTCGCTCCGCGAGGCCCTGCAGCTCGGCCACAACTACATCGGCACCGAGCACATCCTGCTCGGGCTCATCCGCGAGGGCGAGGGCGTCGCCGCGCAGGTGCTCGTCAAGCTCGGCGCCGACCTCAACCGGGTGCGCCAGCAGGTCATCCAGCTGCTCTCGGGCTACCAGGGCAAAGAGCAGGTGCAGGTCGGGGCCAACGAGCAGCAGACGCCGCAGGGCGGCTCGCAGATCCTCGACCAGTTCGGCCGCAACCTCACGCAGGCCGCCCGCGAGTCGAAGCTCGACCCGGTGATCGGCCGCGAGAAGGAGATCGAGCGGGTCATGCAGATCCTCTCGCGCCGCTCGAAGAACAACCCCGTGCTGATCGGCGAGCCCGGCGTCGGCAAGACCGCCGTCGTCGAGGGCCTCGCCCAGGCGATCGTCAAGGGCGAGGTTCCCGAGACGCTGAAAGACAAGCAGCTCTACTCGCTCGACCTCGGCTCGCTCATCGCCGGCTCCCGCTACCGCGGCGACTTCGAAGAGCGCCTGAAGAAGGTCACGAAAGAGATCCGCACGCGCGGCGACATCATCGTCTTCATCGACGAGATCCACACGCTCGTCGGCGCCGGCGCCGCAGAGGGCGCGATCGACGCGGCCTCGATCCTGAAGCCGCTGCTCGCCCGCGGCGAGCTGCAGACCATCGGCGCGACCACGCTCGACGAGTACCGCAAGCACTTCGAGAAAGATGCCGCACTCGAGCGCCGCTTCCAGCCGATCCAGGTCGCCGAGCCGAGCCTGCCCCACACGATCAACATCCTGAAGGGCCTCCGCGACCGCTACGAGGCGCACCACAAGGTCTCGATCACCGACGGCGCACTCGTGGCCGCGGCGAACCTCGCCGACCGGTACGTCTCCGACCGCTTCCTGCCCGACAAGGCGATCGACCTGATCGACGAGGCGGGCGCTCGCCTGCGCCTCTCGATCCTCTCGAGCCCGCCCGAGCTGCGCGAGTTCGACGAGAAGATCGCCGTCGTGCGCGCCGCGAAGGAGACGGCGATCGAGGAACAGGACTTCGAGAAGGCCGCGTCGCTGCGCGACGAGGAGAAGAATCTCCTCGGCGAGCGACTCCGCCTCGAGAAGCAGTGGAAGTCGGGCGACGTCAAGACCACCGCGGTCGTCGACGAGGGCCTGATCGCCGAGGTGCTCGCGCAGGCCACCGGCATCCCCGTCTTCAAGCTCACCGAAGAAGAGAGCTCGCGGCTCGTCTTCATGGAGAAGGCGCTGCACGAGCGCGTCATCGGTCAAGAAGAGGCCATCTCGGCCCTTGCCAAGACCATCCGCCGCACCCGCGCCGGCCTGAAAGACCCGAAGCGCCCCTCGGGCTCGTTCATCTTCGCCGGCCCCACGGGCGTCGGCAAGACCGAACTCGCCAAGGCGCTCGCCGAGTTCCTCTTCGACGACGAGGCGGCGATGATCTCGCTCGACATGTCGGAGTACGGCGAGAAGCACACCGTCTCGCGGCTGTTCGGTGCCCCTCCCGGCTTCGTCGGCTTCGAAGAGGGCGGCCAGCTCACCGAGAAGGTGCGCCGCAAGCCGTTCAGCGTCGTGCTCTTCGACGAGATCGAGAAGGCGCACCCCGACATCTTCAACTCGCTCCTCCAGATCCTCGAAGAGGGCCGGTTGACCGATGGCCAGGGCCGCGTCGTCGACTTCAAGAACACGGTCATCATCATGACGACCAACCTCGGCACGAAGGACATCTCGGGCGGCCCCGTCGGGTTCCAGCTCGAGGGCGACCCCCGCACCGGGTACGACCTCATGCGCGGCAAGGTCAATGAAGAGCTGAAGAAGCACTTCAAGCCCGAGTTCCTGAACCGCGTCGACGAGATCATCGTGTTCCCGCAGCTCTCCAAGCCCGAGCTGCTGCAGATCGTCGACCTCTTCATCAAGCGACTCAGCGAGCGCATGCTCGACCGCGACATGACCGTCGAGCTCACCCAGTCGGCCAAGGAACGGCTCATCGAGGTCGGGTTCGACCCGGCGCTCGGCGCTCGCCCGCTGCGCCGTGCGGTGCAGCACGAGGTCGAAGACCGGCTGAGCGAGAAGATCCTGCACGGCGAGCTCAACTCGGGCGACCACGTGCACGTCGACTTCAAAGACGGCGAGTTCGTCTTCACCACGACCCAGCGGGCGCTGCCCGTCTCGGTCGGCGTGAACAGCGGCGCCGCGATCGGCACGGGTCCGACGACGCCCGACCTGGCGGCCGCGTCGGGCGACTAG
- the radA gene encoding DNA repair protein RadA, which produces MARSTSTFRCTECGWSTVKWVGRCSECQQWGTVIDVAEATGIVRAVQAVQLGEARTARPIVDVQTEDAAHRPSGIGEFDRVLGGGIVAGAAILLSGEPGVGKSTLLLEVAARVAGTGRRVLYVTAEESVAQVRLRAGRTGALHDELYLAAETDLATILGQVDAVSPALLIVDSVQTVSSSLSDGLPGQPSQVREVASTLIRVAKERQLPVLLVGHVTKDGTIAGPRLLEHLVDVVCQFEGDRQTALRFVRALKNRFGPTDEVGCFEMTGEGIAEVPDPSGLFLSSGRSAVSGTCVTVALEGRRALPVEVQALVVATKAPQPRRVVNGVDPSRVAMIIAVLERRAGLKSLGEHDVYVSTVGGVRLAEPGADLAIAVAIASAMRDRAVPHELAAFGEISLAGEVRPVTAAKQRGAEAKRLGYTTILDVEAGSVHAAVQRAMLASTGSRERELDAAF; this is translated from the coding sequence ATGGCCCGATCCACCTCCACGTTCCGCTGCACCGAGTGCGGGTGGAGCACCGTCAAATGGGTGGGTCGCTGCAGCGAGTGCCAGCAGTGGGGCACGGTCATCGACGTGGCCGAGGCCACCGGCATCGTGCGCGCCGTGCAGGCGGTGCAACTCGGCGAAGCGCGCACCGCACGGCCGATCGTCGACGTGCAGACCGAAGACGCCGCCCACCGTCCGAGCGGCATCGGCGAGTTCGACCGCGTGCTCGGCGGCGGCATCGTGGCCGGCGCCGCGATCCTGCTCTCGGGCGAACCGGGCGTCGGCAAGTCCACGCTCCTGCTCGAGGTCGCGGCGCGCGTCGCCGGCACCGGTCGACGGGTGCTCTACGTCACCGCCGAAGAGTCGGTGGCGCAGGTGCGGCTTCGCGCTGGGCGCACGGGGGCATTGCACGACGAGCTCTACCTCGCGGCCGAGACCGACCTCGCGACGATCCTCGGCCAGGTCGACGCCGTCTCCCCCGCGCTCCTCATCGTCGACTCGGTGCAGACCGTCTCGTCGTCGCTCTCCGACGGGCTCCCGGGCCAGCCGAGCCAGGTGCGCGAGGTCGCGTCGACCCTCATCCGCGTGGCGAAAGAGCGGCAACTGCCCGTGCTGCTCGTCGGTCACGTGACGAAAGACGGCACCATCGCCGGCCCTCGCCTGCTCGAACACCTCGTCGATGTCGTCTGCCAGTTCGAGGGCGATCGGCAGACCGCGCTCCGCTTCGTGCGCGCGCTCAAGAATCGCTTCGGCCCGACCGACGAGGTCGGCTGCTTCGAGATGACCGGCGAGGGCATCGCCGAGGTGCCAGACCCCTCGGGCCTCTTCCTCTCGAGCGGCCGCAGTGCCGTCAGCGGCACGTGCGTCACCGTCGCCCTCGAGGGGCGGCGGGCGCTGCCGGTCGAGGTGCAGGCGCTCGTCGTGGCCACGAAGGCGCCGCAACCGCGCCGCGTCGTCAACGGCGTCGATCCGTCGCGGGTCGCCATGATCATCGCCGTGCTCGAGCGCCGGGCGGGGCTGAAGTCGCTCGGCGAACACGACGTCTACGTCTCCACCGTCGGCGGCGTGCGGCTCGCCGAGCCCGGGGCCGACCTGGCGATCGCGGTGGCCATCGCCTCGGCCATGCGCGACCGCGCCGTGCCGCACGAGCTCGCGGCATTCGGCGAGATCAGTCTCGCCGGCGAGGTGCGCCCCGTCACCGCGGCGAAGCAGCGCGGCGCCGAAGCCAAGCGGCTCGGTTACACGACGATCCTCGACGTCGAGGCCGGCAGCGTGCACGCGGCGGTGCAGCGCGCCATGCTGGCCTCAACCGGTTCGCGCGAGCGCGAACTCGACGCCGCCTTCTGA
- the cls gene encoding cardiolipin synthase produces MSSEQTTLVVASILFVVDLIIRITAVIVVPRNRRPTAGMAWLLAIFFVPYLGVLFFVLIGNPKLPKHRRQKQADVDRYIRESTHGVERVSDSGDWPAWFEGVVRLNRNLGSMPLIGSNSASLIGDYQGSLDAMTAAIRDAKRFVHVEFYILAYDRTTEHFFDALGEAVARGVDVRLMLDHVASLRVKGYRKTLDRLTAMGVRWELMLPVQPFKGKYQRPDLRNHRKILVVDGEVGFMGSQNIIDRSYNKRSNIRRGLKWKELVTRVEGPIVAGLDAIFATDWYLETGEEPTRDLADSLDQPGEAQDLDCQVVPSGPGYPNENNLKLFLALLYAAEERIILTSPYFVPDEAMLRAISGATQRGIHVELFVSEIGDQALVYHAQRSYYEALLRAGVKIYMYKAPYILHSKHFTIDDDVAVIGSSNMDIRSFELNMEVSLLVRGASFVREMRAVEDGYRRDSHELTLEQWMKQPLRSTVLDNLARLTSALQ; encoded by the coding sequence ATGAGTTCGGAGCAGACGACGCTCGTCGTCGCCAGCATCCTCTTCGTCGTCGACCTCATCATCCGCATCACCGCGGTCATCGTGGTGCCGCGCAACCGCCGCCCGACCGCTGGCATGGCCTGGCTCCTCGCGATCTTCTTCGTGCCGTACCTCGGCGTGCTGTTCTTCGTGCTCATCGGCAATCCGAAGCTGCCGAAGCACCGGCGGCAGAAGCAGGCGGACGTCGACCGGTACATCCGCGAATCGACGCACGGCGTCGAACGGGTCAGCGATTCCGGCGACTGGCCGGCCTGGTTCGAGGGCGTCGTGCGGCTGAACCGCAATCTCGGCTCGATGCCGCTCATCGGCTCAAACAGCGCGAGCCTGATCGGCGACTACCAGGGATCGCTCGACGCGATGACCGCGGCCATCCGCGACGCGAAGCGCTTCGTGCACGTCGAGTTCTACATCCTCGCGTACGACCGCACGACGGAGCATTTCTTCGACGCGCTCGGTGAGGCCGTCGCCCGTGGCGTCGACGTGCGGCTGATGCTCGATCACGTCGCCTCGCTGCGCGTGAAGGGCTATCGCAAGACCCTCGACCGGCTCACCGCGATGGGCGTGCGGTGGGAACTCATGCTTCCGGTGCAGCCGTTCAAGGGCAAGTACCAGCGGCCCGACCTGCGCAACCACCGCAAGATCCTCGTCGTCGACGGCGAGGTCGGGTTCATGGGTTCGCAGAACATCATCGACCGCAGCTACAACAAGCGCAGCAACATCCGTCGCGGGCTGAAGTGGAAGGAACTCGTGACCCGGGTCGAGGGCCCCATCGTCGCGGGGCTCGACGCCATCTTCGCCACCGACTGGTATCTCGAGACGGGCGAGGAGCCCACGCGCGACCTCGCCGACTCGCTCGACCAGCCGGGCGAGGCGCAAGACCTCGACTGCCAGGTCGTGCCGAGCGGGCCCGGGTATCCGAACGAGAACAACCTCAAGCTCTTCCTCGCACTGCTCTACGCCGCCGAGGAGCGCATCATCCTCACGAGCCCGTACTTCGTGCCCGATGAGGCGATGCTGCGGGCGATCAGCGGCGCCACCCAGCGGGGCATCCACGTCGAGCTCTTCGTCTCCGAGATCGGCGACCAGGCGCTCGTCTACCACGCCCAGCGCTCGTACTACGAGGCGCTGCTTCGCGCCGGCGTGAAGATCTACATGTACAAGGCCCCGTACATCCTGCACTCGAAGCACTTCACGATCGACGACGACGTCGCCGTCATCGGCTCGAGCAACATGGACATCCGCTCGTTCGAACTCAACATGGAGGTCTCGCTGCTCGTGCGCGGGGCGTCGTTCGTGCGCGAGATGCGCGCCGTCGAAGACGGGTACCGTCGCGACAGCCACGAGTTGACGCTCGAGCAGTGGATGAAGCAGCCGCTGCGTTCGACCGTGCTCGACAACCTCGCGCGGCTCACCTCGGCGCTGCAGTAG